The genomic window TAATGTTTTTTTTATTTTAGATTCGGGGCATTTTGAGAATTCAAAATCATTTTGTGGTGATCATAATTATAGTGATTTTAGTCCCTTGGGTAGTATTCTATTAGACCAGTCAAAATAAATGTAGTGTAAGTGCTAAGCTGACCATTATATTTGTATTGAAGTAGATAGATGAATTTAGATTCAGAAATATCTAAGTTTAGATTTACTATAAGCATTAGGGATACTTCACTTCAAAAAATAGAAAATCTAATTTTTTCAAAATAATGACCAATATTAAAAATAAAAATTCTGCGTAGAAGCATTTATAACTCGTTCAGGATTAGCTTTAGCTTCTTTTCCATTTTTATCTAAATCTTGCAAAATTCATCTAAAGAGCCTAAAGAAGAATCAAGTGAAACTTCTTTTGAATTTGCTTTTTTAACGGATATTCATATCAAACCTGAAATGAATGCTCCTAAAGGTTTTCAAATGGCCATAAACAAAGTAAACGAGTTAAATCCAGACTTTGTTTAACCGGAGGAGACTTGGTTTACGATGTTATGCGTGGAGATCATAAGAAGAGCGAATCACTTTTTGATTTATATAAAACAATTGATTCAGGGATTTAAAATGCCAGTATATAATTGTATAGGAAATCATGATTTGTTTGTATATATGAAGAAAGTCCTGAAGATGAGAACCACCCAGATTATAAATATGGAATGTGGGAAAGACATTTTGGAGATTCTTATTATTCTTTTGATCACAAAGGATGGCACTTTGTTACGTTAAATTCTTTAGACGTGACCCATGATAAAAAATATAAAGGGTTTTTTAACCAAGATCAGTTAGAATGTTAAAAGAGATCTCAAAAAAGTCAATAATTCTACCCCTATTGTGATTACCACCCATATACCTATGATTTGTACATATTCCCAATTGAACGGAGAGGGTAGTCGTACAGTTGCTAATGCTTTTGAAGTATTTATAATATTAGAAGCTTATAATTTGAAATTAGTATTACAAGGACATATTCATTGGAAGGAATACGGAGATGTGAATGATAGATTCCAATTCTTAACTGGAGGTTCTATAGCAGGAAATGGTTGGAAAGGCCGCAGACATAATACCAAAGAGGGCTTTGTGAAAATAAAGGTAGAAAGCGAGGATTTTTCGTGGAATATGTTGATCACGGTTGGAAGATGAACGGCTTAAAGCAGAGAACCGTGCAATATGAGATGCAATGACAATTTAAAAGTAAGAACCTAGTTTTGAAATACGTATCTCTCTAAATAGATGTTATCTGAAGTTTTTTCTATACTCTGTAGGGGTTACACCCATACTTACCTTAAAATAGTGGTTAAAATTAGCTAGATTATTATAGCCACTTTCGTAACAAATTTCAGTGATTTGCTTATCTGTTTAGCTAAAAGTTTGGCCGCCATTCCTACTCGTACATTTTTAACATATTCCATAAATGTAATACCTGTTTTTTTCTTGAAGAACCTACAGAAAGAACTTGGAGCCATATTTAGTACAGAGGATGCTTCTTCCAGATTAATACCTTCCTGAATATTTAAAAACACGTACTCATAAACTTTATTGATTTTTTCAATATTTTTTGAGAATACAGAAGATTGATTCAAAGGATTCGATAATTTTTTCGGTCTTTAATCTTTAATAAGAGATTAAAAATCCTCAATAATCCTATATAATATTCCAAGCCTTCACTTTGGGAAAGTCCTATTAAGATTTCACGTATTTCATAATCATTTTCGACTTTAAAATGAATACCTCGACTCGCTTGTTTGATAAAGAAGAATATTTTGGAGTTCTGGCATTTTGAAATACTCATTTAATAATAATTCTTCTGAAAAATGAGTCACTATGCAATTAGGCTCTTCATTTTTTTCTCTATCTAGAAGTTCCCAACAATGTGGCAACTCAGCACCTAACAACACTAGATCTCCTTTTTCAAAATTAGAATGTTATCGCCAACAATTCTTCTGCCTGTCCCAGATGCTATATAATTTAGTTCAATGTTTTTATGAGAGTGTATTATAGTTTCGCCAGAAAGCGCAATTTCTCTGGTAATAAATGAGTGGTTATTTGGGATATATATTTTGTCAAAAATAAATTCCATGTGCTGTAATATTAACTCTTGGTTCAATATTACATATAAAATTTATCCCTAATGGTTAAGATTCTATGATAATCGTAAAATAATTGTATTAATCTTATTCGCTTTTATATTCTTTTGCTCTTGAAAGAGAGGGTGAGATCTAGCTAATATTCCATTATTCGGAGTTTAAATTTTTGAAAGCAATACGGCTTGGAATTAATTTTCAGCTATAAATTATTTTAAATTATCTAGTTATAGGTATTCAACTTATTTAAGTGAGAAAAATTGAAGCTTATCTCTTTTATAAAGATTATTTGAATTCGTTGTTAAGGTAAGGTGTTACGCTAGCTTTTAGAATTATTCCTTAAATAACCTTATGGTAATTAATTTATCACAAAATAGTAATGTACAATTGAAGCCCGTTTATCCTAAAGACAGTAATATGTTTAAAATCTTTTCATCAGAATAAAACGGTTTTTAAACAAATAGAATAGAGGTATTAAATTTCAATAAAATAGTATTTAAAATGCAAAAATGTCTACAAGCATTATCAGTGGTGATATTGCTTAATTTTACACTACATGCACAACATAAGCACTCAGATAGCTTAACCCATCATCATTCACATTACACAGAACATGTTGAAACGCCGGCTCACAAATTAATATTTCCTTCAAGCACTCCAGATCGTATTATATCTAATCTTACAGAAGATCAAGCACATACCTTTGCTGTGAATTGGCGTACAGATCAGCAGGTTTTAAATGGGTAGTAGAAGTAGCGCTAGCAACTGATGGCCCGGAGTTTTTACTAGATGGTGTTCGTAGAATAGATGCCATATCAGAGAAAATTGAAAATCAAAATAGAAATGAAGCGCTGGTTAAAGCTACTTACCATTCTGCTTTGTTACAGATTTATTGCCAAATACGACCTATGTATATAGAGTAGGTAATGGCGAAAAAAATGATGACTATTGGAGCGAATGGTTTCAAATTAAAACCGCTAAAACAGGGAGCGAAGAGCCCTTTAGCTTTATTTATTTTGGAGATGCTCAAAACAATATAAAGTCATTATGGTCTAGAGTTATACGCAGTTCATATCGTAAATTTCCAAAAGTTGATTTATGCTTCATGCAGGAGATTTGATTAATGACCGAGACTCTAATCTAGAATGGGAGAATGGTTTTATGCAGGTAGCTTTATTCATGCCACAGTACCTAGTGTAATGACTCCAGGTAACCATGAATACAGGTGTTTTAACTTCTCTTTGGAAACCTCAATTTACACTTCCTGAAAATGGACCTACAGAGGATTTGAAAGAAACCTGCTTTTCTATCGATTATCAGGATATGAAATTGATTTCGATAGATAGTGAAGCTTTTGATGAAAGTATGGAATCAAGAAATGCACAAATAGAATGGTTGGAATCTGTATTAAAGTCAAATACAAAAAAATGGATAACTATTTTTACACATTATCCGTATATTCAACTGCTGAAGGCGTGATAATTGGGAACTACGAGAAGCTATAAAACCACTTATAGATAAATACAAAGTAGATTTGGTATTACAAGGGCATGATCATACATATGCAAGAGTTTTCCTGAAAATAAGGTAAAGGCTAACAGTTGTGAAAGATATAGGTACTGTGTATGCAGTATCGGTAAGTGGACCAAAAATGTATGAATCAAAAGACCAAAACTGGATGGTGAGAAGAGGAGAATATACTCAACTTTTTCAGATTATTACGGTTGCAGAGAATTCGATTAGTTATGGAGCATATACTCCAATAGGTACACTTTACGATTCCTTAAAATCATCAAAAAAAATGGTAAAAAGAAATTGATAAATATGATGCCAAAAACTCCTACAAGATTAAAAGAAGATTTTGTGAAGCCAGATTAAGTATTCCCGCGAGCTATGAAAATATAAATACTTCTAGTTCATATTTTCATAGCTTGAATACAAAAATAAAAACAGTAATCAAAAAGCAACTTTCAATAATCAGTAGTAAAGTAAATCAAGTAAGTTATGAAGATTTTTAAGCTGGTAATAGTAGGGATATTCTCCTTTTTTATTTCTTGTGCAGCACCCAAAATTTCTAGTAATCTCAAAGACACTATAGAAGTTTTTAACGATGCTAATTCAAAAATGATTTTGGTGGCTGCCCATAGGGAGCACATTTAAATAATTTTGAAAATTCTATAGCATCCACAAAAAAAGCTATCCAAATTGGCGTAGATATCATAGAAGTAGACTTACGAACCACTAAAGATGGACATTTAGTTTTAATGCACGATTCTAAAATAGATCGAACCACTACTGGTAATGGGGAAGTAGAGGAGATGACTTTAGCAGAAATTCGTCAATATCACTTAAAATCATCTTCTGGAAAAATAAGTGAGGAGTCTGTACCTACTTTCGAGGAGTTCTTAAAGATAACTAAGGGTAAAATTATGGTCGATCTAGATATGAAAACTGATAATGTGGAAGGAATTCTTACTAATGTAGCGAAAAATGCTATTGATAATGAAGTTTTATATTTTGATAATGATTATAATCAATTAAATAAAATTCAAAACTTAAAAAAATCAGCACAATTGATGCCTCGTGCATATTCATATCAGATGGCAGATTCGGCAATTACTCGGTTTAAGCCCGCTGTAATTCATATAGATGATAAATTTTATACTAGTAAAGTGGTAGAATTAATTAAAAATAATAATGCCAAAATTTGGATAAACACTTTAGGGAAATTTGATTCTGAAATTCGAGAAGGAGAGATAGAAAATGTAATGAAAAAAATACTTAAGAACGGAGCCAATATTATACAGACCGATGAACCTGAAAAATTATTGGAGTTTTTAAAATCTAAGAATCTACATAATTAGACTAATTTTTTATAATTTGAGTTATAGTTTATAAAGGGTACTAGTATCCTTTATAAACTTTTCTTTTTTTATACGAAATCATTTTTTGAATTATTCTGCAATAACTTTTTATAGACTTCATGTCTTTGATGATCTTTCAAAATCATTCTTCTTATAATTTTTAAAATTTAATGCATTATGTAGGATAACTGTTGTTCTAAAAATGGAGAAATTTAGTGGTGTACTATAATATATGATTTAGATCAATTTTTAGATATGTATTAGTTTTAGCGCAGAGAATTCCTAATTCAAAATCTAAAAACTGTTCTATTATTAATTTACTAAAATCATCACAGCATTAAATTCTTGTAAACAAAATAGCTATTTTTGTTAAAAAATTGTTTTTGTACAAAACAACGTTTCATGGATGATGAATTACTTAAAACACTAAAAGAAGGAGACAAGCGAGCATTAACAGCTTTATATAATAAGTATTGAAAATGTTATATATATCTTCTTTTAATCTTCTAAATAAAAGAGAGACTTGTGAAGAAATTATTCAAGACGTGTTCATTGATCTATGGAATAACCGATCTAAGGTTGAGATTAGAGTTTCATTAAAAAGTTATCTCTTTGCATGCGTGAGATATAAAGTATTTTCAGAATTTAGGAAGAGTAAAACTTTGCACGTTGAGTTATTTGAAAATATAGACTCTAGATTACAACAAGTTACTCCCGAATCTAAGATTATTCACGAGGAATTAAAAGAACATATAAAAGTCGTAGTAAATAATCTTCCTGAAAAATGCCAAAACGTATATAAACTGAGTAGATATGAGCAACTGACTCATAAGGAGATTTCAGAAAAGTTAGGTTTTCAACTAAAACAGTAGAAAATCACATTACAATAGCTCTTAAAATTCTTCGCTCATCTCTTGGGATATATACTTTATAGTACTACTTTTTCATCTATAAAAGTCTATTATTAAACCTTTGTTATTGGTTGATGTTAGTGTTTTAAATGTTAATTATTGAATGTTATTTTTATTAAATTATGTTAAATTAATAAAAATATTAAAATCTATTAGGGGGTAGTTAGTCTTTATGACACTATACTTTAGAAACTTAAATTAGATTTTAAAAATATTGGAGATTAATAATACAAAGTTCCAAAAACTCATAGAACAATATCTAAGCGGTGATATTAATAGTGAAGAGCTTCAGCAGCTTATAAATTATTATGAAAGTTTTCAGAAAGACGATGTTTGGATTGATAAAATGGGTGAGAAGGAACTTAAAAGTAAAATGCTTATTTCTATTCTCCAATCATTGGAATATGAACCGGAGACAAAGACAATACCGCTTTATACGAAAAGTTTCTTTAAATATGCTATAGCTGCCAGTATAGCATTTTTTGCAGCAATTAACTTTTAC from Zunongwangia endophytica includes these protein-coding regions:
- a CDS encoding helix-turn-helix domain-containing protein, yielding MTEICYESGYNNLANFNHYFKVSMGVTPTEYRKNFR
- a CDS encoding helix-turn-helix domain-containing protein codes for the protein MNQSSVFSKNIEKINKVYEYVFLNIQEGINLEEASSVLNMAPSSFCRFFKKKTGITFMEYVKNVRVGMAAKLLAKQISKSLKFVTKVAIII
- a CDS encoding fibronectin type III domain-containing protein → MPNTTYVYRVGNGEKNDDYWSEWFQIKTAKTGSEEPFSFIYFGDAQNNIKSLWSRVIRSSYRKFPKVDLCFMQEI
- a CDS encoding glycerophosphodiester phosphodiesterase family protein; translation: MGVDIIEVDLRTTKDGHLVLMHDSKIDRTTTGNGEVEEMTLAEIRQYHLKSSSGKISEESVPTFEEFLKITKGKIMVDLDMKTDNVEGILTNVAKNAIDNEVLYFDNDYNQLNKIQNLKKSAQLMPRAYSYQMADSAITRFKPAVIHIDDKFYTSKVVELIKNNNAKIWINTLGKFDSEIREGEIENVMKKILKNGANIIQTDEPEKLLEFLKSKNLHN
- a CDS encoding sigma-70 family RNA polymerase sigma factor — its product is MLYISSFNLLNKRETCEEIIQDVFIDLWNNRSKVEIRVSLKSYLFACVRYKVFSEFRKSKTLHVELFENIDSRLQQVTPESKIIHEELKEHIKVVVNNLPEKCQNVYKLSRYEQLTHKEISEKLGFQLKQ